The DNA segment GCGGCTGCGACCACCACTGCACCTATTGCATCGTGCCCACCACGCGCGGCCCGCAGGTCAGCCGCTCGCCCGACGACATCCTGCGCGAGCTGGACCTGCAACTGGCGGCGGGCGTGCAGGAAGTCACGCTGCTGGGCCAGAACGTCAATGCCTACGGCGTGGACGGCGGCGCGAGGCTGGCAGGTTATCCATCGTTTGCCGATCTGCTGCGAATGGTGGGGCGCAGCGGCGTGAAGCGCATCAAATTCACCACCAGCCACCCCATGAACTTCACCGAGGACGTGGCCGCCGCGATGGCCGAGACGCCCGCCGTCTGCGATTTCGTGCATCTGCCCGTCCAGAGCGGAAGCAGCCGCGTGCTGCGCCGTATGGCCCGCGAATACAGCCGCGAGACGTATCTGGGCCACATCGCCGCCATCAAGAAGCACCTGCCCAACGTGGTCCTCGCCACCGACATCATCGTGGGCTTTCCCGGCGAGACTGAGGAAGATTTTCAGGAAACGCTGAGCCTGTACGACGAGGTGGGCTACGACAGCGCCTATATGTTCATCTACTCGCCGCGCCCCGGCACGCCCAGTTACAAGCACTTCGAGGACCTGCCGCGCGAGTTGAAGACCGAACGCCTGCAACGCCTGATCGTGAAGCAAAAGGAGTGGAGCAAGCTTCGCAACGCCACCAAAGTCGGTACCGTGCAGGAAGTGCTGCTGCGCGGCGATGCCCACAGCGAGGGCTTTTTGGAGGGCCACACGCGCGGCAACCACCCCACCGTGGTCCCCAAAGCCATCGGTGCGGATGGTGCGGGCGTCTACCCGGTGTTAATCGGCCACAGCACCCCGCATATGCTCTACGGCCAGATCGTGGGCGCGGACGGCCAGCCATTGCCGGAAATTCCCAGGCTGGAAGCCCAGGCAGCGGCGCTGATCAGCCCGTTACAGATGGCGTAAAAAGCACGACAGCACAGGCCCTCTCCATACAGAGAGGGCTTTTCGATTTCTGCTTCAGCCGGGGGCGACAGAGATCATCAGGGGGCTATTTGATGTCCACCTGAAACGCCGGAACTTTCACCTGAATGGTGCGGAAGCCGTCAGCCCCGGTGCCGTCGGAGGCCAGCTTGACGTTGACACCGGCCTGGGCTTCCAGCGTGCGGACGCCGGTTTCCTGCGGGAATTCCACCACGGCCTGGATGCGTTCGCCGATGTTCCAAGGTGCGGGCGGCAGGTACGAGGCCACGCAGACCTGAAACTGTCCGTACTTCAGGTCCGGCTGACCGGTCTTGGCAGTATCCAGCACGCTGAGGCTGAAGGGCCGGGGACAGTCGTTCTTGAGCAGCAGGTCATGCGGGCCGAGGTTGACCAGCGTGACCGTCAGCAGCCGCCCATTGACACTGACGCCGGAACTGATCTGGGTCTGCGGCACGGTGACACGCGGGGCACAAGAAGTGGCGGCCAGCGCCAGACCCGCCAGCAGAAGACGCGGAGACAACAGGGGGGAGAGGCGAAACATGACGTCCAGGGTAACAGTCCGCTTCTGAGAAAGCGCGCGGGGTGGCTGTTGCAGGCACGTCATTCGGCAGGAATGCGGAGCGGGGAACTTCGCTTGTGCCTCACGCGCCGACAAAAACAGTCATGTCATGCCGACGCGCGGTGACCGCCCACACGCCGCAGAGGCGCGAATCGGCAGCCGCCATTCTGGGTTACAGGTTGGATTTCCGCCTCCTGGCACGGGTGCAGCGCCTTTCCAGGCCATGCCTTCAGCGGATGCTGGCCCAGTTCACACTAAGCCGGATGACCTACGCTATGATGCGCGCGTTCAAACACTAGACAGGTGACAGGCCGGGCAACTTTCGAGCTGTTTTTTCCTTTTGACCCGCCCCATCCGTCAACCCACCTTTCAGGAGGCTCCATGAAGAAAACCGCGAAAAAGTTGGCCACCCTCAGCTCGTTGCTCCTCGTTTCTGCCGCGCTGGCCGCGTCGCCCACCGATACGCTGGTCATCCAGTCGTCCAGTGACGTGCCGACGATGGACCCCGGCGTGACCTACGACACCGCGTCCTCGGCCCTCGTGGACAACATGTACGAAACGCTGATCACCTATGACGGCGCCAGCCTGACCAAGCTGGTGCCTCTGCTGGCCA comes from the Deinococcus sp. AJ005 genome and includes:
- the miaB gene encoding tRNA (N6-isopentenyl adenosine(37)-C2)-methylthiotransferase MiaB, with product MKAHMITYGCQMNEYDSHLVQSQLVSFGADLVDSIDEADFVLVNTCAVRGKPVDKVRSLLGQLRKVKSQRPLVVGMMGCLAQLEEGQQMARKFEVDVLLGPGSLLDIGTALESNGRFWGLQFKDELHEHIPPPPQGKLQAHLTIMRGCDHHCTYCIVPTTRGPQVSRSPDDILRELDLQLAAGVQEVTLLGQNVNAYGVDGGARLAGYPSFADLLRMVGRSGVKRIKFTTSHPMNFTEDVAAAMAETPAVCDFVHLPVQSGSSRVLRRMAREYSRETYLGHIAAIKKHLPNVVLATDIIVGFPGETEEDFQETLSLYDEVGYDSAYMFIYSPRPGTPSYKHFEDLPRELKTERLQRLIVKQKEWSKLRNATKVGTVQEVLLRGDAHSEGFLEGHTRGNHPTVVPKAIGADGAGVYPVLIGHSTPHMLYGQIVGADGQPLPEIPRLEAQAAALISPLQMA